In Carya illinoinensis cultivar Pawnee chromosome 6, C.illinoinensisPawnee_v1, whole genome shotgun sequence, a single genomic region encodes these proteins:
- the LOC122313692 gene encoding uncharacterized protein LOC122313692, giving the protein MDKHPHPYKISRIQKGAETRISNVYHVPFSIGKYYKDEAICEVVDMDACHILLGRPWQFDVDATYKGRENIYSFWWQDRKIILMPLGDKETNFSQVKEKNTLFTINEHQFLAEAKETGEIWTLVVKGEEENHFHDVPPQVQYLLTDFEGLTPLELPEGLPPMRNVQHHIDLIPRAGLPNLPHYRMSLNKHHILQG; this is encoded by the coding sequence ATGGATAAACATCCACACCCTTATAAGATCAGCAGGATCCAAAAGGGGGCTGAGACTAGGATCAGTAATGTCTACCATGTTCCTTTCTCCATCGGAAAGTATTACAAGGATGAGGCTATATGCGAAGTGGTTGATATGGACGCGTGCCATATTCTACTTGGGAGGCCTTGGCAATTTGACGTAGATGCCACTTACAAGGGGCGTGAAAACATTTATTCATTTTGGTGGCAAGACCGAAAGATCATCTTGATGCCCCTAGGagacaaagaaaccaacttCTCACAGGTTAAAGAGAAAAACACTCTATTTACAATCAATGAACACCAATTCCTGGCAGAAGCAAAGGAAACAGGGGAGATATGGACTTTGGTTGTGAAAGGGGAAGAAGAGAATCACTTCCACGATGTGCCTCCACAAGTGCAGTATCTTTTGACTGACTTTGAAGGTCTCACACCACTAGAGCTACCTGAGGGGCTACCACCAATGCGTAATGTCCAACATCACATTGACTTGATACCCAGGGCAGGTTTGCCAAACTTGCCACATTATAGGATGAGCCTAAACAAGCACCATATTCTGCAAGGCTAG
- the LOC122312536 gene encoding receptor kinase-like protein Xa21 isoform X2, translating into MLLIIEKPSNLLFLGFLLAHLCTIQLVGSSSNFTDRSALIAFKSQLSPSANETVLAQNWSTTTNFCNWIGVSCSRRRQRVTALDLPKMGLQGTLPPQIGNLSFIVTLHLHNNSFFGFLPNEISRLHRLKILRLDFNKFEGSIPPSLHQCHKLTYLSLAENMLSGAIPSSLGNLSALEQLSLRYNSLVGPFPSVIFNISSLTMIAITNNQISGTLPMDLCSRCPNLEGLYLSRNEFSGRLPTQMNHCREIVDLSLSGNKFEGRVPKSFQSLKRLEGLTLGGNNLTGNIPSFISNLSSLQALGMEENNFNGSIPSDICHLPNLHTLSLGDNYLTGALSQAIFNSSSLQNIFMGSNLLSGNIPIDAGLRCSNLENLILPFNNLGGRIPSYLSNCSRLSLIDFSSNLLSGPIPESLGNLKYLQFLSLNYNQLTGEHGDQEPNFISSLTNCPVLERLSLVGNPLNITIPKSIGNFSIFLASIYASQSQIKGHIPNELGSLTGLTELFLTDNDLMGNIPSTLGGMEKLQRLYLDANKIEGFIPQSLCRLKNLGELVLSNNQISGPIPNCLSNLRLLQMLYVDSNILNSSIPISIWNLENLLFLDLSSSSLGGYLSSYMRKTRTMEYMNLSQNQFTGNIPSIIGEFESLRSLDLSNNSFQGVIPESFGNLKGEIPSGGPFVNFTAESFIGNKALCGNLTFGVPTCPRHPQGSRVKHNLLKYIVPAIVSVLIFVALLYILSARRERNMQVSSALNQLPGLEHRMISYQEISQGTNNFCDSNLIGTGGFGSVYKGALFDGTIVAVKVLNLQSANAFKSFDAECKVLRTIRHRNLIKVVSACSNLEFRALVLQYMSNGSLERWLYSYNYCLNLLQRISIMLDVAYALDYLHHGQLEPVVHCDLKPSNILLDEDMIAHVGDFGIAKILIESKEATQTKTLGTLGYIAPEYGSEGKVSIKADTYSYGIILLEMVTRKKPIDDMFAGELTLRQWINASFQNEMMEIVDAGLLMIEEGRDPIALQSIISSIMELGFRCSEELPNERINIKDVIVKLDKIKLSLSENRNRGI; encoded by the exons ATGTTGTTAATTATAGAGAAGCCATCCAATCTCTTGTTCTTGGGTTTTCTATTAGCACACTTATGCACGATCCAATTGGTAGGATCTTCGAGCAACTTTACTGATCGATCAGCTCTCATTGCCTTTAAATCTCAACTAAGTCCCAGTGCCAATGAAACTGTCTTGGCTCAAAACTGGTCCACCACAACAAACTTTTGCAATTGGATTGGAGTCTCATGCAGTCGACGCAGGCAAAGAGTCACAGCTCTAGATCTTCCGAAAATGGGTCTCCAAGGTACACTACCTCCTCAAATTGGAAACCTCTCTTTCATAGTCACACTTCACCTCCATAACAACAGCTTCTTTGGTTTTCTACCCAATGAGATCAGTCGTCTGCATCGCTTGAAAATACTTAGGTTGGATTTCAATAAATTCGAAGGAAGCATCCCCCCAAGTTTACATCAATGTCACAAGCTTACATATTTATCTCTTGCAGAAAACATGTTAAGTGGTGCGATTCCATCTTCCCTCGGCAATCTATCAGCGTTAGAGCAATTAAGTTTGCGATATAACAGCCTTGTTGGACCATTTCCTTCTGTCATCTTTAACATATCTTCTCTAACCATGATCGCTATTACAAATAATCAGATCTCAGGAACTCTGCCAATGGATCTCTGCAGTCGCTGTCCTAATCTTGAAGGACTTTATCTTTCCCGCAATGAATTCAGTGGTCGGCTCCCTACACAAATGAATCACTGTCGAGAGATCGTAGATTTATCTCTATCAGGCAATAAATTTGAAGGGAGAGTTCCAAAAAGTTTTCAGAGTTTAAAAAGGCTTGAAGGGCTAACTCTTGGAGGTAACAATTTAACTGGTAATATACCTTCTTTTATAAGTAACTTGTCGAGCTTGCAAGCGTTGGGAATGGAGGAAAACAACTTTAATGGAAGTATTCCGAGTGATATATGCCATCTTCCAAATCTGCATACATTAAGTTTAGGAGATAATTATCTTACAGGTGCATTATCCCAAGCAATTTTCAACAGCTCATCtctacaaaatattttcatgggTTCCAATTTATTGTCTGGAAATATTCCAATAGATGCCGGGCTACGCTGCTCTAATCTTGAAAATCTGATTCTGCCTTTCAATAACCTTGGTGGTCGTATCCCATCATATCTTTCAAATTGTTCCAGACTATCGCTAATAGATTTTAGTTCCAACTTACTCTCTGGACCAATACCCGAAAGTCTTGGAAACTTAAAATACCTCCAATTCCTAAGTTTGAATTATAATCAGCTGACAGGAGAGCATGGAGATCAAGAGcctaatttcatttcatctttaaCTAATTGTCCAGTTTTGGAAAGGCTCTCCCTAGTAGGCAATCCCCTGAATATTACGATTCCAAAATCCATCGGAaacttttccatttttcttgcaAGCATTTATGCATCTCAAAGCCAAATAAAGGGTCATATTCCTAACGAACTCGGTTCCTTGACCGGCTTGACCGAACTTTTTTTAACGGATAACGATTTGATGGGGAACATACCGTCCACTTTGGGGGGAATGGAGAAGTTACAGAGACTTTACCTTGATGCTAATAAGATTGAGGGCTTCATTCCACAGAGCTTATGCCGATTAAAGAACTTGGGAGAGTTAGTTCtctcaaataatcaaatatctggGCCCATCCCGAATTGCCTTTCAAATCTCAGACTTCTACAAATGCTATATGTTGATTCCAACATATTGAATTCTTCAATACCTATAAGTATCTGGAATCTAGAAAATCTGTTGTTTCTAGATCTATCTTCGAGTTCCCTTGGAGGATATTTATCTTCATACATGAGAAAAACTAGAACTATGGAGTACATGAATTTGTCACAAAATCAATTTACTGGAAATATTCCAAGCATCATCGGAGAATTTGAAAGCTTAAGGTCTCTTGACTTGTCAAATAATTCCTTTCAAGGCGTCATTCCAGAATCTTTTGGAAACTTGAAAG GAGAGATTCCATCAGGTGGGCCTTTCGTAAACTTTACGGCCGAATCATTTATTGGAAACAAGGCACTTTGTGGGAATCTAACTTTTGGAGTTCCAACTTGTCCAAGACATCCCCAAGGATCAAGGGTGAAACATAATTTGCTCAAATATATTGTTCCTGCAATTGTCTCAGTCCTCATCTTTGTAGCACTGCTTTATATTCTCAGCGCACGTCGAGAAAGGAACATGCAGGTTTCAAGTGCACTTAATCAATTGCCTGGCTTGGAGCATAGAATGATATCATATCAAGAAATTTCTCAAGGGACAAACAACTTTTGTGATAGCAACTTGATCGGAACTGGAGGTTTTGGTTCTGTGTACAAAGGAGCATTATTTGACGGGACAATTGTTGCAgtcaaagttttaaatttacAGTCGGCAAATGCTTTCAAAAGCTTCGATGCAGAATGCAAGGTGTTACGAACTATCCGACATAGGAATCTTATTAAAGTCGTGAGTGCATGCTCTAACCTTGAGTTCAGAGCTTTGGTGTTGCAATACATGTCGAACGGCAGCCTTGAAAGATGGTTATACTCTTACAACTATTGCTTGAATCTTCTTCAAAGAATAAGCATTATGCTCGATGTGGCATATGCATTGGACTACCTTCACCATGGACAATTAGAACCCGTAGTGCACTGTGATTTGAAGCCCAGTAATATCCTTTTGGATGAGGATATGATTGCTCATGtaggtgactttggcattgcaAAGATCTTAATCGAAAGCAAAGAGGCAACACAAACCAAAACTCTTGGTACACTTGGCTATATTGCACCAG AATATGGATCAGAAGGAAAAGTGTCTATCAAAGCAGACACTTACAGCTATGGTATAATACTGTTGGAGATGGTCACAAGAAAGAAACCCATTGATGACATGTTTGCTGGTGAATTGACGTTGAGACAGTGGATAAATGCTTCATTTCAGAACGAAATGATGGAAATTGTGGATGCTGGTTTGTTAATGATAGAAGAGGGAAGGGACCCGATTGCTTTGCAAAGTATTATTTCCTCCATCATGGAATTAGGCTTCAGGTGTTCTGAAGAGTTGCCAAATGAAAGGATCAATATCAAAGATGTGATTGTCAAGCTTGACAAAATCAAACTGTCACTTTCTGAGAACAGAAACAGGGGTATCTGA
- the LOC122312536 gene encoding probable LRR receptor-like serine/threonine-protein kinase At3g47570 isoform X1: MLLIIEKPSNLLFLGFLLAHLCTIQLVGSSSNFTDRSALIAFKSQLSPSANETVLAQNWSTTTNFCNWIGVSCSRRRQRVTALDLPKMGLQGTLPPQIGNLSFIVTLHLHNNSFFGFLPNEISRLHRLKILRLDFNKFEGSIPPSLHQCHKLTYLSLAENMLSGAIPSSLGNLSALEQLSLRYNSLVGPFPSVIFNISSLTMIAITNNQISGTLPMDLCSRCPNLEGLYLSRNEFSGRLPTQMNHCREIVDLSLSGNKFEGRVPKSFQSLKRLEGLTLGGNNLTGNIPSFISNLSSLQALGMEENNFNGSIPSDICHLPNLHTLSLGDNYLTGALSQAIFNSSSLQNIFMGSNLLSGNIPIDAGLRCSNLENLILPFNNLGGRIPSYLSNCSRLSLIDFSSNLLSGPIPESLGNLKYLQFLSLNYNQLTGEHGDQEPNFISSLTNCPVLERLSLVGNPLNITIPKSIGNFSIFLASIYASQSQIKGHIPNELGSLTGLTELFLTDNDLMGNIPSTLGGMEKLQRLYLDANKIEGFIPQSLCRLKNLGELVLSNNQISGPIPNCLSNLRLLQMLYVDSNILNSSIPISIWNLENLLFLDLSSSSLGGYLSSYMRKTRTMEYMNLSQNQFTGNIPSIIGEFESLRSLDLSNNSFQGVIPESFGNLKGLDILNLSFNNLSGAIPKSLEALPFLRYLNLSFNMLSGEIPSGGPFVNFTAESFIGNKALCGNLTFGVPTCPRHPQGSRVKHNLLKYIVPAIVSVLIFVALLYILSARRERNMQVSSALNQLPGLEHRMISYQEISQGTNNFCDSNLIGTGGFGSVYKGALFDGTIVAVKVLNLQSANAFKSFDAECKVLRTIRHRNLIKVVSACSNLEFRALVLQYMSNGSLERWLYSYNYCLNLLQRISIMLDVAYALDYLHHGQLEPVVHCDLKPSNILLDEDMIAHVGDFGIAKILIESKEATQTKTLGTLGYIAPEYGSEGKVSIKADTYSYGIILLEMVTRKKPIDDMFAGELTLRQWINASFQNEMMEIVDAGLLMIEEGRDPIALQSIISSIMELGFRCSEELPNERINIKDVIVKLDKIKLSLSENRNRGI, from the exons ATGTTGTTAATTATAGAGAAGCCATCCAATCTCTTGTTCTTGGGTTTTCTATTAGCACACTTATGCACGATCCAATTGGTAGGATCTTCGAGCAACTTTACTGATCGATCAGCTCTCATTGCCTTTAAATCTCAACTAAGTCCCAGTGCCAATGAAACTGTCTTGGCTCAAAACTGGTCCACCACAACAAACTTTTGCAATTGGATTGGAGTCTCATGCAGTCGACGCAGGCAAAGAGTCACAGCTCTAGATCTTCCGAAAATGGGTCTCCAAGGTACACTACCTCCTCAAATTGGAAACCTCTCTTTCATAGTCACACTTCACCTCCATAACAACAGCTTCTTTGGTTTTCTACCCAATGAGATCAGTCGTCTGCATCGCTTGAAAATACTTAGGTTGGATTTCAATAAATTCGAAGGAAGCATCCCCCCAAGTTTACATCAATGTCACAAGCTTACATATTTATCTCTTGCAGAAAACATGTTAAGTGGTGCGATTCCATCTTCCCTCGGCAATCTATCAGCGTTAGAGCAATTAAGTTTGCGATATAACAGCCTTGTTGGACCATTTCCTTCTGTCATCTTTAACATATCTTCTCTAACCATGATCGCTATTACAAATAATCAGATCTCAGGAACTCTGCCAATGGATCTCTGCAGTCGCTGTCCTAATCTTGAAGGACTTTATCTTTCCCGCAATGAATTCAGTGGTCGGCTCCCTACACAAATGAATCACTGTCGAGAGATCGTAGATTTATCTCTATCAGGCAATAAATTTGAAGGGAGAGTTCCAAAAAGTTTTCAGAGTTTAAAAAGGCTTGAAGGGCTAACTCTTGGAGGTAACAATTTAACTGGTAATATACCTTCTTTTATAAGTAACTTGTCGAGCTTGCAAGCGTTGGGAATGGAGGAAAACAACTTTAATGGAAGTATTCCGAGTGATATATGCCATCTTCCAAATCTGCATACATTAAGTTTAGGAGATAATTATCTTACAGGTGCATTATCCCAAGCAATTTTCAACAGCTCATCtctacaaaatattttcatgggTTCCAATTTATTGTCTGGAAATATTCCAATAGATGCCGGGCTACGCTGCTCTAATCTTGAAAATCTGATTCTGCCTTTCAATAACCTTGGTGGTCGTATCCCATCATATCTTTCAAATTGTTCCAGACTATCGCTAATAGATTTTAGTTCCAACTTACTCTCTGGACCAATACCCGAAAGTCTTGGAAACTTAAAATACCTCCAATTCCTAAGTTTGAATTATAATCAGCTGACAGGAGAGCATGGAGATCAAGAGcctaatttcatttcatctttaaCTAATTGTCCAGTTTTGGAAAGGCTCTCCCTAGTAGGCAATCCCCTGAATATTACGATTCCAAAATCCATCGGAaacttttccatttttcttgcaAGCATTTATGCATCTCAAAGCCAAATAAAGGGTCATATTCCTAACGAACTCGGTTCCTTGACCGGCTTGACCGAACTTTTTTTAACGGATAACGATTTGATGGGGAACATACCGTCCACTTTGGGGGGAATGGAGAAGTTACAGAGACTTTACCTTGATGCTAATAAGATTGAGGGCTTCATTCCACAGAGCTTATGCCGATTAAAGAACTTGGGAGAGTTAGTTCtctcaaataatcaaatatctggGCCCATCCCGAATTGCCTTTCAAATCTCAGACTTCTACAAATGCTATATGTTGATTCCAACATATTGAATTCTTCAATACCTATAAGTATCTGGAATCTAGAAAATCTGTTGTTTCTAGATCTATCTTCGAGTTCCCTTGGAGGATATTTATCTTCATACATGAGAAAAACTAGAACTATGGAGTACATGAATTTGTCACAAAATCAATTTACTGGAAATATTCCAAGCATCATCGGAGAATTTGAAAGCTTAAGGTCTCTTGACTTGTCAAATAATTCCTTTCAAGGCGTCATTCCAGAATCTTTTGGAAACTTGAAAGGTTTGGATATCTTAAATCTCTCTTTCAACAACCTCTCCGGTGCAATTCCCAAGTCCCTCGAGGCACTTCCTTTCCTTAGGTATCTGAATTTGTCTTTCAACATGCTATCAGGAGAGATTCCATCAGGTGGGCCTTTCGTAAACTTTACGGCCGAATCATTTATTGGAAACAAGGCACTTTGTGGGAATCTAACTTTTGGAGTTCCAACTTGTCCAAGACATCCCCAAGGATCAAGGGTGAAACATAATTTGCTCAAATATATTGTTCCTGCAATTGTCTCAGTCCTCATCTTTGTAGCACTGCTTTATATTCTCAGCGCACGTCGAGAAAGGAACATGCAGGTTTCAAGTGCACTTAATCAATTGCCTGGCTTGGAGCATAGAATGATATCATATCAAGAAATTTCTCAAGGGACAAACAACTTTTGTGATAGCAACTTGATCGGAACTGGAGGTTTTGGTTCTGTGTACAAAGGAGCATTATTTGACGGGACAATTGTTGCAgtcaaagttttaaatttacAGTCGGCAAATGCTTTCAAAAGCTTCGATGCAGAATGCAAGGTGTTACGAACTATCCGACATAGGAATCTTATTAAAGTCGTGAGTGCATGCTCTAACCTTGAGTTCAGAGCTTTGGTGTTGCAATACATGTCGAACGGCAGCCTTGAAAGATGGTTATACTCTTACAACTATTGCTTGAATCTTCTTCAAAGAATAAGCATTATGCTCGATGTGGCATATGCATTGGACTACCTTCACCATGGACAATTAGAACCCGTAGTGCACTGTGATTTGAAGCCCAGTAATATCCTTTTGGATGAGGATATGATTGCTCATGtaggtgactttggcattgcaAAGATCTTAATCGAAAGCAAAGAGGCAACACAAACCAAAACTCTTGGTACACTTGGCTATATTGCACCAG AATATGGATCAGAAGGAAAAGTGTCTATCAAAGCAGACACTTACAGCTATGGTATAATACTGTTGGAGATGGTCACAAGAAAGAAACCCATTGATGACATGTTTGCTGGTGAATTGACGTTGAGACAGTGGATAAATGCTTCATTTCAGAACGAAATGATGGAAATTGTGGATGCTGGTTTGTTAATGATAGAAGAGGGAAGGGACCCGATTGCTTTGCAAAGTATTATTTCCTCCATCATGGAATTAGGCTTCAGGTGTTCTGAAGAGTTGCCAAATGAAAGGATCAATATCAAAGATGTGATTGTCAAGCTTGACAAAATCAAACTGTCACTTTCTGAGAACAGAAACAGGGGTATCTGA